Proteins from one Scylla paramamosain isolate STU-SP2022 chromosome 3, ASM3559412v1, whole genome shotgun sequence genomic window:
- the LOC135095130 gene encoding notchless protein homolog 1-like gives MNQLAATTCKQNHASVKTQAAPLRVVSRDPLVLPLGGTQMLPDKMQEGNKRILEEEDSDEEVSPSLTEKPIKKKTTDMDDDDDGLEDKENVLAQFQSESGEAAGPPVELPLNLPREKLQQILNVLLQQEDETPYSFFVNEKEITSTLRAALDSSASEERVLTILYQPQAVFRVRAVSRCTSSLPGHAEAVLSAAFSPDGQHLASGSGDTTVRFWDVNTETPHFTCKGHKHWVLVTAWSTDGERLASGCKAGQIFIWDPKTGKQLGRTLTGHKQWITSLCWEPLHLAASGKCIRLASAGKDGDVRIWNTSLGSCEKILSNHLQSVTALRWSGEGLLYSASQDRTIKVWRATDGVMCRTLQGHGHWVNTLALNTDYVLRTGACSPEALMKARPEVPSPEQRQQCALTQYKKVLTCAGGVERLASGSDDFTLFLWEPSRDKKPVARLTGHQQLVNDVKFSPDTRTIASASFDKSIRLWSGLTGKFLGVLRGHVTGVYQIAWSADSRLLVSGSKDSTLKVWSVATRKMEIDLPGHADEVFTVDWSPDGQRVVSGGKDKVLKIWRR, from the exons ATGAATCAGCTGGCAGCCaccacatgtaaacaaaaccacgcgTCGGTCAAGACTCAAGCAGCACCACTTCGTGTTGTCTCTCGTGACCCTCTGGTGCTTCCTTTAGGAGGGACACAGATGCTTCCTGACAAAATGCA GGAAGGCAACAAACGcatcctggaggaggaggacagtgatgAAGAAGTGAGTCCTTCACTGACTGAAAAGCCAATCAAGAAGAAGACAACAGacatggatgatgatgatgatgg CCTAGAGGACAAAGAGAATGTGCTTGCTCAGTTCCAGTCTGAGTCAGGCGAGGCAGCCGGACCTCCTGTGGAGTTGCCTTTGAACCTACCACGGGAAAAACTACAACAGATCCTCAATGTTCTCcttcagcag GAAGATGAAACACCATACAGTTTTTTTGTGAATGAGAAGGAGATAACCAGCACGCTGAGAGCAGCACTGGATAGCTCAGCCAGTGAGGAGAGAGTGTTGACCATCTTGTACCAACCCCAAGCTGTGTTCCGAGTACGGGCTGTGTCCAG GTGCACGTCGTCTCTCCCAGGACATGCCGAGGCTGTCCTGTCAGCCGCCTTCAGTCCAGACGGGCAACACTTGGCCTCAGGCTCTGGGGACACCACTGTGCGCTTCTGGGATGTCAACACTGAGACTCCTCATTTCACTTGTAAAG GCCACAAACACTGGGTGCTGGTCACTGCGTGGTCCACAGATGGAGAACGCTTGGCCTCGGGCTGCAAGGCTGGTCAGATCTTCATATGGGATCCTAAAACTGGAAAACAG CTGGGCCGAACATTGACTGGCCACAAGCAGTGGATCACTTCTCTGTGCTGGGAGCCGCTCCACCTCGCTGCATCTGGGAAGTGCATACGCTTGGCCTCTGCTGGGAAGGACGGCGATGTGAGGATATGGAATACCAGCTTGGGCTCCTGTGAGAAG ATACTGTCCAATCATCTGCAAAGTGTGACGGCGCTGCGCTGGAGTGGTGAGGGGCTCCTGTACTCTGCCTCCCAAGACAGGACCATCAAAGTGTGGAGAGCCACTGAT GGTGTGATGTGCCGCACATTGCAAggccatggccactgggtcaaCACACTGGCCCTCAACACTGACTATGTATTACGAACAGGTGCTTGCAGTCCTGAGGCACTCATGAAGGCCAGGCCAGAGGTGCCATCAC CTGAGCAGAGACAGCAGTGTGCCCTCACCCAGTATAAGAAGGTGTTGACCTGTGCTGGGGGAGTGGAGAGGCTGGCATCAGGCTCAGATGACTTCACCTTATTCCTCTGGGAGCCTTCAAGGGACAAGAAACCTGTGG CACGCCTCACTGGCCACCAGCAGCTTGTTAATGATGTCAAGTTCTCCCCTGACACACGCACCATTGCTTCTGCCTCTTTTGACAAGAGCATCCGGCTGTGGAGCGGCCTGACTGGGAA GTTTCTAGGAGTGCTGCGAGGGCACGTGACGGGTGTGTACCAGATAGCTTGGTCAGCTGACTCCCGTCTCCTGGTTAGTGGCAGCAAGGACTCCACTCTGAAGG TGTGGTCAGTGGCTACCAGGAAAATGGAGATAGATCTTCCGGGGCATGCAGATGAGGTGTTTACTGTGGACTGGTCCCCTGACGGTCAGCGTGTGGTGAGTGGAGGCAAGGACAAGGTGCTGAAAAT ATGGAGGAGATAA